From the Pirellulales bacterium genome, one window contains:
- a CDS encoding DUF1501 domain-containing protein → MQTTLSRRAFLQHAGAGFGGLALSSLLTQEGAVAADQPAATPQRAVLNGGLHHPAKAQRVVQLFMSGAASQCDTFDYKPLLIERHGQPFNPGGKIELFQSEPGAVMASPWAWNQYGACGKWMSDLVPHLATCVDELTFLPSMQSKSAVHGPATFMQSTGFVLPGFPSIGSWVSYGLGSLNDNLPTFVALPDSRGFAPNGPANWGAGFLPAAQQGTMIRTGAENPIFNLFPPEDSTITPAGETDSRALLARLNAAHLANRPGDTRLEARIASYELAARLQLSAPDVLDLKGETAATLKLYGVDQSETQDFGRNCLIARRLLERGVRFVQVWSGADNGFPRRNWDSHEDLARDHADMARGMDQPAAALVHDLRARGMLDDTIVIWTTEFGRMPCSQGSKGRDHNPDAFTSWVAGGGFRGGATFGASDEWSFRAVEEPIYCYDLHATVLHLLGIDHTRLTFRHNGVDRRLTDVHGKVIQGILA, encoded by the coding sequence ATGCAAACTACGCTTTCGAGACGCGCGTTTCTCCAGCACGCGGGGGCCGGCTTTGGCGGCCTAGCCCTGTCGTCTTTGTTGACGCAAGAAGGCGCCGTCGCCGCCGACCAACCTGCCGCCACCCCACAGCGCGCCGTTCTCAATGGCGGTCTGCACCATCCCGCCAAGGCCCAGCGCGTGGTGCAACTCTTCATGTCGGGCGCCGCCAGTCAGTGCGACACCTTCGACTACAAGCCGCTGCTCATCGAACGCCACGGACAACCCTTCAATCCCGGCGGCAAGATCGAACTGTTCCAAAGTGAGCCGGGCGCCGTCATGGCCAGCCCCTGGGCCTGGAACCAATATGGGGCCTGCGGAAAATGGATGAGCGACCTTGTGCCGCACTTGGCCACCTGCGTCGACGAACTGACCTTCTTGCCGTCGATGCAAAGCAAGAGCGCGGTCCACGGTCCCGCCACCTTCATGCAATCCACTGGCTTCGTCCTGCCAGGATTCCCCAGCATCGGTAGCTGGGTGAGCTACGGGCTTGGCAGCCTGAACGACAATTTGCCCACATTCGTCGCGCTGCCCGACTCGCGCGGCTTCGCTCCTAATGGCCCCGCCAATTGGGGCGCCGGCTTCTTGCCCGCCGCGCAGCAAGGCACGATGATCCGCACGGGCGCCGAGAACCCCATCTTCAACCTGTTTCCGCCCGAAGATTCGACCATCACCCCCGCCGGCGAAACCGACAGTCGCGCCTTGCTGGCCCGCCTGAACGCCGCGCACCTCGCCAACCGGCCTGGCGACACGCGCCTCGAAGCCCGCATCGCTTCCTACGAATTGGCGGCCCGCTTGCAACTCAGCGCGCCCGACGTGCTCGACCTCAAGGGCGAAACCGCCGCAACGCTCAAGCTCTACGGCGTCGACCAATCGGAGACACAAGATTTTGGCCGCAATTGCCTCATTGCCCGCCGACTGCTCGAGCGCGGCGTGCGCTTTGTGCAGGTATGGAGCGGCGCCGACAATGGCTTCCCGCGCCGCAATTGGGATAGCCACGAAGACCTGGCCCGCGACCATGCCGACATGGCCCGCGGCATGGATCAACCCGCCGCCGCGTTGGTCCACGATCTGCGGGCGCGCGGCATGCTCGACGACACCATCGTGATCTGGACCACCGAGTTTGGCCGCATGCCGTGCAGCCAAGGCAGCAAGGGGCGCGACCACAATCCCGACGCCTTTACCAGTTGGGTGGCCGGCGGCGGCTTCCGCGGCGGCGCAACCTTCGGCGCCAGCGACGAGTGGTCGTTCCGCGCCGTCGAAGAACCGATCTACTGCTACGACCTGCACGCCACCGTGCTACACCTATTGGGCATCGATCACACGCGCCTGACGTTTCGCCATAACGGCGTCGACCGACGCCTGACCGACGTGCATGGCAAAGTCATCCAAGGGATCTTGGCCTGA
- a CDS encoding dihydrodipicolinate synthase family protein, with translation MHAFHGVIPPIITPFDTAGRIHEEALARLIDWYAAAGCQGLWVCGGTGEGVTLTNHERLRMVELTREHARGRLKVIFHVAATTTADAVEAARHCQQVGVEAICSVPPFFYGKGEREIVDYYRALADETDRPIFLYNLPDASGVPLTLPLVQAIVDAVPSVIGIKQSAGVVDYVHQLLRWNPDFNVIIGRGETELAALTLGASGVVCASVCLAPERFVEVYRAFEAGDLRRAMDAQREASRVKEIYEKFPVIASTKWLNGVQIGLDCGPVRPPLGALLPGSESRLRALADELGVLDHSPARYHDEVAVTVKPR, from the coding sequence ATGCACGCGTTTCATGGCGTCATTCCCCCGATCATCACTCCCTTTGACACGGCCGGCCGCATCCATGAAGAGGCCTTGGCCCGCTTGATCGATTGGTACGCTGCCGCCGGCTGCCAAGGGCTGTGGGTCTGCGGTGGAACTGGAGAGGGTGTGACGCTCACCAACCACGAGCGTTTGCGGATGGTGGAGTTGACGCGCGAGCACGCGCGCGGCCGTCTCAAGGTGATCTTTCATGTCGCCGCCACAACCACCGCCGACGCGGTGGAGGCCGCGCGGCACTGCCAGCAAGTGGGGGTCGAGGCGATTTGCAGCGTACCGCCGTTCTTTTATGGCAAGGGGGAGCGCGAGATCGTCGATTATTATCGGGCGCTGGCCGACGAGACCGACCGGCCGATCTTTTTGTACAACCTGCCCGACGCCAGCGGCGTGCCGTTGACGTTGCCGCTGGTGCAAGCGATCGTGGACGCCGTGCCGAGCGTGATCGGTATCAAGCAGTCGGCCGGCGTGGTGGACTACGTGCATCAGCTATTGCGTTGGAATCCGGACTTTAACGTGATTATTGGCCGCGGCGAAACGGAGTTGGCCGCATTGACTCTGGGGGCCAGCGGCGTAGTGTGCGCCAGCGTGTGTCTGGCGCCGGAACGGTTTGTGGAAGTGTATCGCGCGTTTGAAGCTGGTGATTTGCGACGCGCGATGGACGCGCAGCGTGAGGCGTCGAGGGTGAAGGAAATTTACGAGAAGTTTCCGGTGATCGCCTCGACCAAATGGCTCAACGGCGTGCAGATTGGACTCGATTGCGGGCCGGTGCGTCCGCCGCTGGGGGCGCTCTTGCCGGGCAGCGAATCGCGACTGCGGGCCTTGGCGGACGAGCTAGGGGTGCTCGATCATTCGCCGGCACGCTATCACGACGAGGTGGCGGTGACGGTGAAGCCGCGGTAG
- a CDS encoding RNA pseudouridine synthase → MGASAGTPSLWEAAKAHLKQRYQKPGNVYLGVVMRLDAVASGVVLFARTSKAAARLSEQFRTRAVTKEYWALVEGTPATKRECVDWLVKNEQRQRIELARAGQSGAREARLNYLLRELLPRGAWLEVELLTGRKHQIRVQLASRGHPILGDRKYGARSQFAAGIALHARRLVVSHPVQKETIELIAPLPPTWRGLGTSDQ, encoded by the coding sequence ATGGGAGCGAGCGCCGGCACGCCAAGTTTGTGGGAGGCGGCCAAGGCGCACCTCAAGCAGCGCTATCAAAAACCGGGCAATGTCTACTTAGGGGTAGTCATGCGGCTCGACGCTGTGGCCAGTGGCGTTGTTCTGTTTGCGCGAACTTCGAAGGCGGCGGCGCGGTTGTCGGAGCAGTTTCGCACTCGCGCGGTGACGAAGGAGTATTGGGCGCTTGTCGAGGGGACGCCTGCCACCAAGAGGGAGTGCGTTGACTGGCTGGTGAAGAACGAGCAGCGACAGCGGATCGAGTTGGCGCGTGCTGGTCAGTCGGGAGCGCGTGAGGCGCGTTTGAACTACCTCTTGCGTGAACTACTGCCGCGCGGGGCGTGGCTGGAGGTTGAACTGCTGACGGGTCGCAAGCATCAGATTCGCGTTCAATTGGCCAGCCGAGGACATCCGATCTTGGGAGATCGCAAGTACGGCGCGCGGAGCCAGTTTGCGGCTGGCATCGCGTTGCACGCGCGGCGATTAGTCGTGTCGCATCCGGTGCAAAAGGAAACGATTGAACTGATTGCGCCACTGCCGCCTACCTGGCGGGGCCTGGGGACAAGCGATCAATAA
- a CDS encoding DUF1571 domain-containing protein, translating into MSQPIRWLMVFLILALAAPTAWGAETPPPIGPPPGDLHPKPGEHSLDPLIRWGKASLPKLRALRDYECRMIRREFVGGRLRPHEQFTLKVRHEPLSFYTGKLNRAGKLVEEAIYVEGQNDGMVMAHTDRYRFMGTMSLYPDSRRIMRDNRHPITSAGLVSLVEQLISGAEADMRLGACDVKVYDDAKIESRTCIALVASHQEQEEGQWFKEVRVFIDRELNVPVRYELYGWPNTPGDKPVPLEEYTFLDLRVNQGLADRDFDVANSAYAFPPLFEAPSVSFASDASQTGRRFAPIDDAHPLRPVLEMLERSTERLAQADDYTALYTKRERIDGRLADHEYMMLKVRQVPFSLYVNCLGPTLPRGQEVIFVEGRNAGQLLVHRGDRSAAQPQLLVPPTAPAAMAGGRSFAELGLRRLADSMSTLLMHETKFAECDVYYMAGARIDNRRATCVVISHPRPRRSFRYHQMRLYFDDDLGLCTRLETFAWPAKVGGAPALQEEHTFRQIRLDTGTSEDDFDPRNPDYGFLTAANP; encoded by the coding sequence ATGTCCCAGCCAATTCGTTGGTTGATGGTGTTTTTGATATTGGCGTTGGCCGCGCCCACGGCCTGGGGCGCCGAAACGCCGCCGCCGATTGGCCCTCCGCCGGGCGACTTGCATCCCAAGCCAGGGGAACATTCGCTCGATCCATTGATTCGCTGGGGTAAAGCCAGTTTGCCCAAGTTGCGCGCGCTGCGCGACTACGAATGCCGGATGATCCGCCGCGAGTTTGTCGGCGGACGGCTCCGCCCGCATGAACAGTTCACGCTTAAGGTGCGGCATGAACCATTGAGTTTCTACACGGGCAAGTTGAATCGCGCCGGCAAACTGGTTGAAGAGGCGATTTACGTCGAAGGACAAAACGACGGCATGGTGATGGCGCACACCGATCGGTACCGCTTCATGGGGACCATGTCGCTGTACCCCGATTCGCGGCGGATCATGCGCGACAATCGGCACCCGATCACGTCGGCGGGGTTGGTGAGTCTGGTGGAGCAACTCATCTCTGGCGCCGAGGCCGACATGCGGTTGGGCGCGTGCGATGTGAAGGTCTACGACGACGCTAAGATCGAGTCGCGAACTTGCATTGCCCTGGTAGCCAGCCACCAGGAGCAGGAGGAAGGACAGTGGTTTAAGGAGGTTCGCGTGTTCATCGATCGGGAACTGAACGTGCCAGTGCGGTACGAACTGTACGGCTGGCCGAACACGCCGGGCGACAAGCCGGTGCCGTTGGAAGAATACACGTTTCTTGACTTGCGGGTGAACCAGGGGCTCGCGGATCGCGATTTTGACGTGGCGAACAGCGCGTACGCGTTTCCGCCATTGTTCGAGGCGCCGAGCGTAAGCTTTGCCAGCGACGCATCGCAGACGGGCCGCCGCTTTGCGCCGATCGACGACGCGCATCCGCTGCGGCCGGTGCTCGAGATGCTGGAGCGATCGACGGAGCGGTTGGCGCAGGCCGACGATTACACGGCGCTGTACACCAAGCGCGAGCGGATCGACGGTCGACTAGCCGATCACGAATACATGATGCTGAAGGTGCGGCAAGTGCCCTTCAGTTTGTATGTGAATTGCCTGGGGCCGACGCTGCCGCGTGGGCAGGAGGTGATCTTTGTCGAAGGGCGCAATGCGGGGCAGCTATTGGTGCATCGGGGGGATCGTTCGGCGGCGCAGCCGCAACTTTTGGTGCCCCCTACCGCGCCGGCGGCCATGGCGGGGGGCCGCTCGTTCGCCGAGTTAGGGCTGCGGCGACTGGCGGACTCGATGTCGACACTTTTGATGCACGAGACGAAGTTCGCCGAGTGCGACGTTTACTATATGGCGGGGGCGCGGATCGACAATCGACGGGCGACGTGCGTGGTGATCTCGCATCCGCGTCCGCGGCGCAGTTTCCGCTATCATCAGATGCGGTTGTACTTTGACGACGATCTGGGATTATGCACTCGGCTGGAAACGTTTGCCTGGCCCGCCAAGGTGGGCGGGGCGCCGGCTCTGCAAGAGGAGCACACCTTTCGGCAGATTCGGCTCGACACGGGGACGAGCGAGGATGATTTTGACCCGCGCAATCCCGATTACGGCTTTCTTACGGCGGCCAATCCGTAG
- a CDS encoding sulfatase, with protein MPRLLRFVRPAKNLRLLSARNRCAAALLTAGLYSVACLWPAVSNYAADMPRQPNIVVILADDLGYADTLIPREREIPTPHIDALAAAGVRCTNGYVSGPYCSPTRAGLLTGRYQQRFGHEFNPGGRRNEGQFGLPLSETTIANRLRDAGYVTGLVGKWHLGEAEAHRPPQRGFDEFFGFLAGAHPYEPGEGAPIYRGNQVVEEREYLTDALGREAADFVRRHHQRPFFLYLAFNAVHTPLQATDDRLARFEKIADPKRRAYAAMLTAMDEAVGKVVNKLRTANLEENTLIFYLSDNGGPVMRGTTVNGASNAPLRGSKRTTLEGGIRVPFVAAWKGVLPAGKIYEMPVIQLDILPTALAAAGVAPQADWRLDGVNLLPYFQDQQSGAPHDTLYWRLGKQMAIRRGDWKLVRYDTSAEAIDAPRRVTDYKLYNLASDIGEAHDLAANEPDTVQELKIRWQAWSKELAAPLWGGGQAP; from the coding sequence ATGCCGCGCCTTCTTCGGTTCGTCCGCCCGGCAAAGAATCTCCGTCTCCTCTCTGCCCGCAATCGGTGTGCCGCCGCCTTGCTCACGGCCGGTCTGTACAGCGTCGCCTGTCTTTGGCCGGCAGTCTCTAACTACGCAGCCGACATGCCACGCCAGCCCAACATCGTCGTTATCCTGGCCGACGATCTGGGCTACGCCGACACCCTCATCCCACGCGAGCGCGAAATCCCCACGCCGCACATCGATGCGCTCGCCGCCGCGGGCGTCCGATGCACCAACGGCTATGTCTCTGGCCCCTATTGCAGTCCCACCCGCGCTGGCCTGCTCACCGGCCGCTATCAACAGCGCTTCGGTCACGAGTTCAATCCCGGCGGTCGGCGCAACGAAGGCCAGTTCGGCCTCCCCCTCTCAGAAACCACCATCGCCAATCGCCTGCGCGATGCCGGCTATGTCACTGGCCTCGTCGGCAAGTGGCATCTCGGCGAAGCCGAGGCGCATCGTCCACCCCAGCGCGGCTTTGATGAGTTCTTCGGCTTTCTTGCCGGCGCGCACCCCTATGAACCGGGCGAGGGCGCGCCTATCTATCGCGGCAATCAGGTGGTCGAAGAGCGCGAGTACCTGACCGACGCATTGGGCCGTGAAGCCGCCGACTTCGTGCGCCGCCACCACCAGCGGCCGTTCTTCCTGTATCTGGCGTTCAACGCCGTGCATACGCCACTTCAGGCCACCGACGATCGACTGGCCCGCTTCGAGAAGATCGCCGACCCCAAACGCCGCGCCTATGCCGCCATGCTCACCGCCATGGACGAGGCGGTCGGCAAGGTCGTCAACAAACTGCGTACGGCCAACCTCGAAGAAAATACGCTGATCTTCTATTTGAGCGACAACGGCGGACCGGTGATGCGCGGCACCACGGTCAACGGCGCCAGCAACGCCCCCCTACGTGGCTCCAAACGCACCACGCTCGAAGGGGGCATCCGCGTCCCGTTTGTCGCGGCTTGGAAAGGCGTTCTCCCTGCCGGCAAGATTTACGAAATGCCGGTGATCCAGCTCGACATTCTTCCCACGGCGCTCGCCGCGGCCGGCGTCGCGCCCCAGGCCGATTGGCGCCTCGACGGCGTCAACCTATTGCCATATTTCCAAGATCAACAATCAGGCGCCCCGCACGACACCCTCTATTGGCGACTGGGAAAGCAAATGGCCATCCGGCGCGGCGACTGGAAGCTGGTCCGCTACGACACCAGCGCCGAGGCGATCGACGCGCCGCGCCGGGTCACCGACTACAAGCTTTACAATCTGGCCAGCGACATCGGCGAGGCCCACGACTTGGCAGCCAACGAACCCGACACGGTTCAAGAGCTAAAGATCCGCTGGCAGGCCTGGAGCAAAGAGCTGGCGGCGCCCCTCTGGGGCGGCGGCCAAGCGCCCTGA
- a CDS encoding FHA domain-containing protein, giving the protein MGLVTLQVLDGADRGRIFENLQTSVTIGREEGNSVQLNDERVSRFHLKIQEDQSQFVLTDLESTNGTKVNGEDVHLRILRYGDVVAIGRSVLLFGSRDQIAERLASLRGAEPRPPADANADDSRVGKPDSGASLDFEINWGHELAEQSTLHTMMPPELPSRLSPAQAAQVAELLEYLHVRIRDLLASVRMEEGSDVVRLGLRQWQNLLDLQARLAIYLREISEPKSE; this is encoded by the coding sequence ATGGGACTAGTCACACTGCAGGTGCTCGATGGCGCCGATCGAGGCCGCATCTTCGAGAATTTGCAAACCTCGGTGACGATTGGTCGCGAGGAGGGGAACTCGGTTCAGCTCAATGACGAGCGGGTGAGCCGGTTTCATCTGAAGATTCAAGAAGACCAGAGCCAGTTTGTGCTCACCGACCTGGAGAGCACAAACGGCACCAAGGTGAACGGCGAAGATGTGCACCTGCGGATCTTGCGCTACGGCGACGTGGTGGCCATTGGCCGCTCGGTGTTGCTGTTCGGCTCGCGCGATCAAATCGCCGAGCGCCTGGCCAGCCTGCGCGGCGCTGAGCCGCGGCCCCCGGCCGACGCTAATGCAGACGACTCGCGAGTGGGCAAGCCCGACAGCGGGGCGTCGCTCGATTTTGAGATCAACTGGGGACATGAGCTCGCGGAGCAGTCGACGCTACACACGATGATGCCCCCCGAGTTGCCATCGCGACTTTCGCCGGCGCAGGCGGCGCAGGTGGCGGAACTGCTCGAGTACCTGCATGTGCGGATTCGCGATCTGCTGGCGAGCGTGCGGATGGAAGAGGGTTCCGACGTGGTGCGGCTGGGGTTGCGTCAGTGGCAGAACCTGCTCGATCTGCAAGCGCGGTTGGCGATTTACCTGCGCGAGATCAGCGAGCCGAAATCGGAGTGA
- a CDS encoding GNAT family N-acetyltransferase, with product MLRPTIAEDTEALIALADEVGVFKPLELTALREVLDDYHATNRAAGHRSTTLETATGIEGFVYFAPAAMTERTWYLYWIAVRKRRHAGGLGSELLAHCEAEIRRAGGRLLLIETSSLPHYEPARRFYLKQGYERHATVGDFYADGDDLVVFRKRLAECAAAAS from the coding sequence GTGCTCAGACCCACGATTGCGGAGGATACCGAGGCGTTGATCGCGCTGGCTGACGAGGTGGGGGTGTTCAAGCCGCTGGAGTTGACGGCCCTGCGCGAGGTGCTGGACGATTACCATGCCACCAACCGGGCGGCGGGGCATCGCTCGACCACGCTGGAAACCGCGACCGGGATTGAAGGGTTTGTCTATTTTGCCCCAGCGGCGATGACCGAGCGGACCTGGTATCTGTACTGGATTGCCGTGCGAAAGCGGCGTCACGCAGGCGGATTGGGTAGCGAACTACTTGCGCACTGCGAAGCAGAGATTCGCCGCGCTGGCGGCCGGTTGCTGTTGATCGAAACCTCTTCGCTGCCGCACTACGAGCCGGCGCGGCGGTTTTATCTGAAGCAGGGGTATGAGCGGCATGCCACGGTAGGCGATTTTTACGCCGACGGCGACGACCTGGTGGTGTTTCGCAAGCGGCTGGCCGAATGCGCGGCGGCCGCTAGTTGA